From the Nocardiopsis changdeensis genome, one window contains:
- the pepN gene encoding aminopeptidase N, whose protein sequence is MAGNLTRDEARERARILSVDSYEVTLDLTTGDETFRSTTVVRFSSSEPGARTFVELAAPRVLSATLNGAELDPAGLFDGERLTLPEVAADNELTVVADAAYMRTGEGLHRFVDPVDDSVYLYTQFETADAHRMFACFDQPDLKATFELTVFAPPSWTVVSNSAPDVTREAAGEERVRWHFPATKRMSTYITALVAGPYHEVRDTHDGIDLGLFCRASLAEHLDSDALFEVTRQGFDFFHDLFGVRYAFGKYDQLFVPEFNAGAMENAGAVTFLEDYVFRSRVTDARYERRAETILHEMAHMWFGDLVTMRWWDDLWLNESFATYASVYCQANATKWTDAWTTFANVEKSWALRQDQLPSTHPIAADMVDIQAVEVNFDGITYAKGASVLKQLAAYVGVDAFFAGVRAYFQEFAFGNTELKDLLKHLEAASGRDLSGWSREWLETTGVNTMRPDFEVDANGDFTSFAVLQEAAPEHPTLRSHRLAIGLYDRTEDGIVRRDRVELDVSGARTEVPELVGRARPDLVLINDDDLTFTKIRLDERSLATVVDGIGSIRESLPRALAFGAAWDMTRDGEMPARDYVDLVVSGIDGVDDVMVAQTLLRQAVSALHNYADPAWRPFGFEKLSERLRELLTTAEPGGDLQLAYVNALASSAVGDAHLSLLRGLLDGAITVDGLVVDTELRWTLLRRLVATGKAGEEEIDAELKNDATAAGQRHAAGARAAVPTAAAKAAAWDRIVGEELANAEFRSVLLGFVEPGQADLYRPYVEKYFAQLAPAWEKWTGEFAQTFAEFMYPGGLVEEATIERTDAYIAENSPAPALRRLLVEGRAGVERALKARAVDIAAGEAR, encoded by the coding sequence GTGGCAGGGAACCTGACCCGGGACGAGGCTCGGGAGCGGGCGCGCATTCTGAGCGTCGACTCCTACGAGGTGACACTCGACCTCACCACCGGGGACGAGACCTTCCGGTCCACCACCGTGGTCCGCTTCTCCTCTTCGGAGCCGGGTGCGCGGACGTTCGTGGAGCTGGCGGCGCCCCGGGTGCTGTCGGCGACGCTGAACGGGGCGGAGCTCGACCCGGCCGGGCTGTTCGACGGCGAGCGCCTGACGCTGCCGGAGGTGGCCGCCGACAACGAGCTGACCGTGGTGGCCGACGCCGCCTACATGCGCACCGGCGAGGGCCTGCACCGGTTCGTGGACCCGGTGGACGACTCGGTGTACCTGTACACCCAGTTCGAGACCGCCGACGCGCACCGCATGTTCGCGTGCTTCGACCAGCCGGACCTGAAGGCGACGTTCGAGCTGACCGTGTTCGCGCCGCCGTCGTGGACCGTGGTCTCCAACAGCGCGCCCGACGTGACGCGCGAGGCGGCCGGCGAGGAGCGGGTGCGCTGGCACTTCCCCGCCACGAAGCGCATGTCCACCTACATCACGGCGCTGGTCGCCGGCCCGTACCACGAGGTGCGCGACACCCACGACGGCATCGACCTGGGCCTCTTCTGCCGGGCCTCGCTGGCCGAGCACCTGGACTCCGACGCCCTGTTCGAGGTCACCAGGCAGGGCTTCGACTTCTTCCACGACCTGTTCGGGGTCCGCTACGCCTTCGGCAAGTACGACCAGCTGTTCGTGCCGGAGTTCAACGCGGGCGCCATGGAGAACGCGGGCGCCGTCACGTTCCTGGAGGACTACGTCTTCCGCTCCCGGGTGACCGACGCCCGCTACGAGCGGCGCGCCGAGACGATCCTGCACGAGATGGCGCACATGTGGTTCGGCGACCTGGTCACCATGCGCTGGTGGGACGACCTGTGGCTGAACGAGTCCTTCGCCACCTACGCCAGCGTGTACTGCCAGGCCAACGCCACCAAGTGGACGGACGCCTGGACCACGTTCGCGAACGTGGAGAAGTCCTGGGCGCTGCGCCAGGACCAGCTGCCCTCCACCCACCCGATCGCCGCCGATATGGTCGACATCCAGGCGGTCGAGGTGAACTTCGACGGCATCACCTACGCCAAGGGCGCCTCGGTGCTCAAGCAGCTGGCGGCGTACGTGGGCGTGGACGCGTTCTTCGCGGGCGTGCGCGCCTACTTCCAGGAGTTCGCCTTCGGCAACACCGAGCTGAAGGATCTGCTCAAGCACCTGGAGGCGGCCTCCGGCCGGGACCTGTCGGGCTGGTCGCGCGAGTGGCTGGAGACCACCGGCGTCAACACGATGCGCCCGGACTTCGAGGTGGACGCGAACGGGGACTTCACCTCGTTCGCGGTGCTCCAGGAGGCGGCCCCCGAGCACCCGACGCTGCGCTCGCACCGACTGGCGATCGGCCTGTACGACCGCACCGAGGACGGCATCGTGCGCCGCGACCGGGTGGAGCTGGACGTCAGCGGCGCCCGCACCGAGGTGCCGGAGCTGGTCGGCAGGGCCCGCCCCGACCTGGTCCTCATCAACGACGACGACCTGACCTTCACCAAGATCCGGCTGGACGAGCGGTCCCTGGCCACGGTCGTGGACGGCATCGGGAGCATCCGGGAGTCCCTGCCCCGCGCGCTGGCCTTCGGCGCCGCCTGGGACATGACCCGTGACGGCGAGATGCCCGCCCGCGACTACGTGGACCTGGTCGTCTCCGGCATCGACGGCGTGGACGACGTCATGGTCGCCCAGACGCTGCTGCGCCAGGCCGTCTCCGCCCTGCACAACTACGCCGACCCGGCGTGGCGCCCGTTCGGCTTCGAGAAGCTGTCGGAGCGCCTGCGCGAGCTGCTGACGACCGCCGAGCCCGGCGGCGACCTGCAGCTGGCCTACGTCAACGCGCTGGCCTCCAGCGCGGTCGGCGACGCCCACCTGTCCCTGCTCCGGGGGCTGCTGGACGGCGCGATCACCGTGGACGGCCTGGTGGTGGACACCGAGCTGCGGTGGACCCTGCTGCGCCGCCTGGTGGCCACCGGCAAGGCGGGCGAGGAGGAGATCGACGCCGAGCTGAAGAACGACGCGACGGCCGCCGGGCAGCGGCACGCCGCCGGTGCGCGGGCGGCGGTCCCGACCGCGGCGGCCAAGGCCGCGGCCTGGGACCGGATCGTGGGCGAGGAGCTGGCCAACGCCGAGTTCCGGTCGGTGCTGCTGGGCTTCGTGGAGCCGGGCCAGGCCGACCTGTACCGGCCCTACGTGGAGAAGTACTTCGCGCAGCTGGCCCCGGCCTGGGAGAAGTGGACCGGCGAGTTCGCGCAGACCTTCGCCGAGTTCATGTACCCGGGCGGCCTCGTGGAGGAGGCGACGATCGAGCGCACCGACGCCTACATCGCCGAGAACTCCCCCGCCCCCGCCCTGCGGCGCCTGCTGGTGGAGGGGCGCGCCGGGGTGGAGCGGGCGCTGAAGGCCCGCGCCGTGGACATCGCCGCCGGCGAGGCCCGTTAG
- the malQ gene encoding 4-alpha-glucanotransferase: MRDVQLARVAEQYGVATSYEDWRGRRVPVDPDVIRHVLAALGADPDREPPDREPALLPPAVVLREGKAPDPVLPEGVHSTVETADGSLLPFDQGLPLGVHTLRVTHRGTEHDAPLLVVPDRIDPTALRENPRLWGVMTQLYSVRSRASWGIGDLRDLAEISDWSARDLGADFVLINPVHATEPVAPVEPSPYLPVSRRYASPLYIRIEDVPEYSRLDPAQREGIQRLARPLRERGRTADLLDRDAVWESKRAALEILFQVPRAPGREAALRTYLEREGRPLVEFATWSALAEEYGPDHRTWPAHLRDVTDDAVGRAALDRWPLVEFHRWLQWVLDEQLAQAQTTARTGGMGMGVVHDLAIGVQAGGADAWMFGDALVQGLHVGAPPDEFNSLGQDWGQPPWHPRRLAERGYGPLRQILGQALRHSGGVRIDHIMGLFRLWCVPEGASADQGTYVSFDHEGTVGALLLAARRADAVVIGEDLGTVEPWVRDHLSDRGILGTSVLWFEQGADGSPRPPGDWRTDCLATVATHDLPPVASFLSAEHVELRDRLGLLSRPVEEERADAEARVERWRALLVELGLLEEDADPLADPAAVVTAMHAYLMATPARMVGVALTDVVGERRMQNQPGTSTEYPNWRIPLTNGEGEPVLVDELLADPRMVSRIRRTLGPLADGRGRTL; encoded by the coding sequence GTGAGGGACGTTCAGCTGGCCCGTGTGGCCGAGCAGTACGGTGTCGCGACGAGCTACGAGGACTGGCGGGGGCGCAGGGTCCCGGTCGACCCCGACGTCATCCGCCATGTCCTGGCCGCGCTGGGCGCCGACCCGGACCGGGAGCCGCCGGACCGGGAGCCCGCCCTGCTCCCTCCCGCGGTCGTCCTGCGCGAGGGCAAGGCGCCCGACCCGGTGCTCCCCGAGGGGGTGCACAGCACCGTCGAGACCGCCGACGGCTCCCTGCTGCCCTTCGACCAGGGCCTGCCCCTGGGCGTCCACACACTGCGCGTCACCCACCGCGGCACGGAGCACGACGCGCCCCTGCTGGTGGTCCCCGACCGGATCGACCCCACCGCCCTGCGCGAGAACCCGCGCCTGTGGGGGGTCATGACCCAGCTCTACAGCGTCCGCTCCCGGGCCTCCTGGGGCATCGGCGACCTGCGCGACCTCGCCGAGATATCGGACTGGAGCGCCCGCGACCTGGGCGCCGACTTCGTCCTCATCAACCCGGTGCACGCCACCGAGCCCGTCGCCCCGGTGGAGCCCTCCCCGTACCTGCCGGTCAGCCGTCGCTACGCGAGCCCCCTGTACATCCGCATCGAGGACGTCCCGGAGTACTCCCGGCTGGACCCCGCCCAGCGCGAGGGCATCCAGCGCCTGGCCCGGCCGCTGCGCGAACGCGGCCGCACGGCGGACCTGCTCGACCGCGACGCCGTCTGGGAGTCCAAGCGGGCCGCCCTGGAGATCCTCTTCCAGGTGCCCCGGGCACCGGGCCGCGAGGCCGCGCTGCGCACCTACCTCGAACGCGAGGGCCGCCCCCTGGTGGAGTTCGCCACCTGGTCGGCGCTGGCGGAGGAGTACGGCCCCGACCACCGGACCTGGCCCGCGCACCTGCGCGACGTCACCGACGACGCCGTGGGCCGGGCCGCCCTGGACCGCTGGCCGCTGGTGGAGTTCCACCGCTGGCTCCAGTGGGTCCTGGACGAGCAGCTCGCCCAGGCCCAGACCACCGCACGCACGGGCGGCATGGGCATGGGCGTCGTGCACGACCTCGCCATCGGCGTGCAGGCGGGCGGCGCCGACGCCTGGATGTTCGGCGACGCCCTCGTCCAGGGACTGCACGTGGGCGCCCCGCCCGACGAGTTCAACAGCCTGGGCCAGGACTGGGGGCAGCCGCCCTGGCACCCGCGCCGCCTGGCCGAACGCGGCTACGGCCCGCTGCGCCAGATCCTCGGCCAGGCCCTGCGCCACTCCGGAGGGGTGCGCATCGACCACATCATGGGCCTGTTCCGCCTGTGGTGCGTGCCCGAGGGCGCCTCCGCCGACCAGGGCACCTACGTCTCCTTCGACCACGAGGGCACCGTCGGCGCCCTGCTGCTGGCCGCGCGCCGGGCCGACGCCGTCGTCATCGGCGAGGACCTGGGCACCGTCGAGCCCTGGGTGCGCGACCACCTGTCCGATCGCGGCATCCTGGGCACCTCGGTGCTGTGGTTCGAGCAGGGGGCCGACGGCTCCCCGCGCCCGCCCGGCGACTGGCGCACCGACTGCCTGGCCACGGTTGCCACCCACGATCTGCCCCCGGTGGCGTCGTTCCTGTCCGCCGAGCACGTCGAGCTGCGCGACCGGCTGGGGCTGCTGTCCCGGCCGGTGGAGGAGGAGCGGGCCGACGCCGAGGCCCGGGTGGAGCGCTGGCGGGCCCTGCTCGTGGAGCTGGGGCTGCTGGAGGAGGACGCCGACCCGCTGGCCGACCCGGCCGCCGTGGTCACCGCCATGCACGCCTACCTCATGGCGACCCCGGCCCGGATGGTGGGGGTGGCGCTCACCGACGTGGTGGGGGAGCGGCGCATGCAGAACCAGCCGGGCACCAGCACCGAGTATCCGAACTGGCGGATCCCGCTGACCAACGGCGAGGGAGAGCCCGTCCTGGTGGACGAGCTGCTCGCGGACCCGCGCATGGTGTCGCGCATCCGCCGCACCCTGGGCCCGCTCGCCGACGGGCGTGGCCGCACCCTGTAG
- a CDS encoding ribose-5-phosphate isomerase, which yields MRVYLGSDHAGYELKEHLVSWLKERGHEVVDAGPFAYDAVDDYPPFVLRAAEGVAADPGALGIVIGGSGNGEQIAANKVAGVRAALAWSEDTARLAREHNDANVLGIGGRMHTLDEATRFVEVFLATPYSDEERHTRRIAMLSAYEETGELPPLP from the coding sequence GTGCGTGTTTACCTTGGATCAGATCATGCGGGCTACGAGCTCAAAGAACACCTCGTCTCCTGGCTGAAGGAGCGCGGCCACGAGGTCGTCGACGCCGGGCCCTTCGCCTACGACGCCGTGGACGACTACCCGCCCTTCGTCCTGCGCGCCGCCGAGGGCGTCGCCGCCGACCCCGGTGCGCTGGGCATCGTCATCGGCGGCTCCGGCAACGGCGAGCAGATCGCCGCGAACAAGGTCGCGGGCGTCCGCGCCGCCCTGGCCTGGAGCGAGGACACCGCCCGGCTGGCGCGCGAGCACAACGACGCCAACGTGCTCGGCATCGGCGGCCGGATGCACACCCTGGACGAGGCCACGCGCTTCGTCGAGGTCTTCCTGGCCACGCCCTACAGCGACGAGGAGCGGCACACCCGCCGCATCGCGATGCTGAGCGCCTACGAGGAGACCGGCGAGCTCCCGCCCCTGCCCTGA
- a CDS encoding DsbA family protein, whose product MTQTAADAGEQDIAYADMWFDPACPWAWITSRWLLEVEKVRPVRVRWHVMSLGVLNEGRDIPEDYRRLLDRSWSAVRVCIAAEQRFGAEVLGALYTALGTRFHNNDEPRTDETIRAALADAGLPEDLAEAGGSTEYDEALRASHAEAMKLVGEDVGTPVVQVEDVAFFGPVITPTPRGEEAGRLWDGVRLVAGTEGFFELKRTRTRGPVFD is encoded by the coding sequence ATGACGCAGACCGCCGCGGACGCGGGCGAGCAGGACATCGCCTACGCGGACATGTGGTTCGATCCGGCCTGCCCCTGGGCCTGGATCACCTCCCGCTGGCTGCTGGAAGTCGAGAAGGTCCGGCCGGTGCGGGTGCGCTGGCACGTGATGAGCCTGGGCGTCCTCAACGAGGGCCGCGACATCCCCGAGGACTACCGCCGGCTGCTGGACCGGTCCTGGTCCGCGGTGCGCGTGTGCATCGCCGCCGAGCAGCGCTTCGGGGCCGAGGTCCTGGGTGCCCTCTACACCGCTCTGGGCACCCGCTTCCACAACAACGACGAGCCCCGCACCGACGAGACGATCCGCGCCGCCCTGGCCGACGCGGGCCTGCCCGAGGACCTGGCGGAGGCCGGCGGGTCCACGGAGTACGACGAGGCCCTGCGCGCCTCCCACGCCGAGGCCATGAAGCTGGTCGGCGAGGACGTGGGCACCCCCGTCGTCCAGGTCGAGGACGTCGCGTTCTTCGGCCCGGTCATCACCCCCACCCCGCGCGGGGAGGAGGCCGGGAGGCTCTGGGACGGCGTCCGCCTGGTCGCCGGCACCGAGGGCTTCTTCGAGCTCAAGCGCACCCGCACCCGCGGCCCGGTCTTCGACTGA
- a CDS encoding aldehyde dehydrogenase family protein, translating into MRSLYIDGAWRDSASDEALDVIDPATEQVIDTVPAGDPKDVDAAVAAAAAALPAWSALAPGRRVTHLAHALDLFNERIDDIAALLTRDMGAPVKFSRSVQAGLPALMFRTYIDLVEETGERYFEGEKLGNSLIVREPVGVVGAITPWNYPLHQIVLKVVPALLAGNTVVLKPSEVAPLSAYALAEVFHDAGLPAGVFNLVSGTGPVVGEAIAAHPGVDMVSFTGSTRAGVRVSQVAAETVKRVALELGGKSPNVILPDADLTAAVKRGVADVMRNTGQSCNALTRMLVHRDSYEEAVALAAQAAAKYVPGDPKEESTRLGPLVSAAQLDKVRSYIELGVREGARLVAGGPEPVEGPGYHVRPTVFADVGNDMRIAREEIFGPVLVLIPYDTEEEAVAIANDTDYGLSAAVWSGDPERGLAVARRLRAGQVELNGGALNPRAPFGGYKRSGNGREWGLPGLEEFCEIKAVQM; encoded by the coding sequence ATGCGATCCCTCTACATCGACGGCGCCTGGCGCGACTCCGCCTCCGACGAGGCCCTGGACGTGATCGACCCGGCGACCGAGCAGGTCATCGACACCGTTCCGGCCGGGGACCCCAAGGACGTCGACGCCGCGGTGGCGGCCGCGGCGGCCGCCCTCCCGGCCTGGTCGGCCCTGGCCCCCGGCCGCCGCGTCACCCACCTCGCCCACGCGCTGGACCTCTTCAACGAGCGCATCGACGACATCGCCGCCCTGCTCACCCGCGACATGGGCGCGCCGGTGAAGTTCTCCCGCAGCGTGCAGGCGGGCCTGCCCGCGCTCATGTTCCGGACCTACATCGACCTGGTCGAGGAGACCGGCGAGCGCTACTTCGAGGGCGAGAAGCTGGGCAACTCGCTCATCGTCCGCGAGCCGGTCGGCGTGGTGGGCGCCATCACGCCGTGGAACTACCCGCTGCACCAGATCGTGCTCAAGGTCGTGCCCGCCCTGCTGGCGGGCAACACGGTCGTCCTCAAGCCCAGCGAGGTCGCCCCGCTGAGCGCCTACGCCCTGGCCGAGGTGTTCCACGACGCGGGCCTGCCCGCGGGCGTGTTCAACCTGGTCTCGGGCACCGGCCCGGTCGTCGGGGAGGCCATCGCCGCCCACCCGGGCGTCGACATGGTCTCGTTCACCGGCTCCACCCGCGCGGGCGTGCGCGTCTCCCAGGTGGCCGCCGAGACCGTCAAGCGGGTCGCCCTGGAGCTGGGCGGCAAGTCGCCCAACGTGATCCTGCCCGACGCCGACCTCACCGCCGCCGTCAAGCGCGGCGTCGCCGACGTCATGCGCAACACCGGCCAGAGCTGCAACGCCCTCACCCGCATGCTCGTCCACCGCGACTCCTACGAGGAGGCCGTCGCCCTGGCCGCGCAGGCCGCGGCCAAGTACGTCCCGGGCGACCCCAAGGAGGAGTCCACCCGGCTGGGCCCGCTCGTCTCCGCGGCCCAGCTCGACAAGGTCCGCTCCTACATCGAGCTCGGCGTCCGGGAGGGCGCCCGCCTGGTCGCCGGCGGCCCCGAGCCCGTCGAGGGGCCGGGCTACCACGTGCGCCCCACGGTCTTCGCCGACGTCGGCAACGACATGCGCATCGCCCGGGAGGAGATCTTCGGGCCGGTCCTGGTCCTCATCCCCTACGACACCGAGGAGGAGGCCGTGGCCATCGCCAACGACACCGACTACGGCCTCAGCGCCGCGGTGTGGTCGGGCGACCCCGAACGCGGCCTGGCGGTCGCCCGCCGCCTGCGGGCCGGGCAGGTGGAGCTCAACGGCGGCGCGCTCAACCCCCGCGCCCCCTTCGGCGGCTACAAGCGCTCCGGCAACGGGCGCGAGTGGGGGCTCCCCGGCCTGGAGGAGTTCTGCGAGATCAAGGCCGTGCAGATGTGA